The following proteins come from a genomic window of Solwaraspora sp. WMMA2065:
- a CDS encoding ABC transporter permease produces MAAAGSTSTAAPGGVIHDIGYQRYTGARLGRRHVVGALYAHSLRTAFGLGRSAKAKIFPWFIVGVVVVAAAGLVAVRAQIGQVLLSYAQFADTMSWLVIFFVAVVAPELVSRDLGSGVLPLYFSRPLRLVDYPLAKFAALATAVFMLLGAPQLVMFLGGAFTTDAGWSGVWDEVTDLAPGLAYAVLWAGVFSAIGLVIASVTGKRAFAAGGVVAVFLMTTPIVGVLSVLPSVTANQLAGLAAPSSLVQGTGIWLFRDALVTEAGTGQDLGGFGPLYGLVTLVLIAGCIAALIARYRKAARR; encoded by the coding sequence CTGGCCGCTGCGGGCAGCACCTCGACCGCTGCGCCGGGCGGCGTCATCCACGACATCGGATACCAGCGCTACACCGGAGCCCGGCTCGGTCGCCGGCACGTCGTCGGCGCGCTCTACGCGCACAGTCTGCGTACCGCCTTCGGCCTCGGCCGCAGCGCCAAGGCCAAGATCTTTCCCTGGTTCATCGTCGGGGTGGTGGTCGTCGCCGCCGCCGGCCTGGTGGCCGTCCGCGCCCAGATCGGCCAGGTGCTGCTCAGCTACGCGCAGTTCGCCGACACGATGAGCTGGCTGGTGATCTTCTTCGTCGCGGTGGTCGCCCCCGAACTGGTCTCCCGCGACCTCGGCAGCGGTGTACTGCCGCTGTACTTCTCCCGGCCGCTGCGGCTCGTCGACTACCCGCTGGCCAAGTTCGCCGCACTGGCCACTGCCGTGTTCATGCTGCTCGGCGCGCCGCAGCTGGTGATGTTCCTCGGCGGCGCGTTCACCACCGACGCCGGCTGGTCGGGGGTGTGGGACGAGGTCACCGACCTCGCGCCGGGCCTGGCGTACGCCGTGCTCTGGGCGGGCGTGTTCAGCGCGATCGGCCTGGTCATCGCCTCGGTGACCGGCAAACGGGCGTTCGCCGCCGGCGGCGTGGTCGCCGTCTTCCTGATGACCACCCCGATCGTCGGCGTGCTGTCGGTGCTGCCGTCGGTCACCGCCAACCAGCTCGCCGGGCTGGCCGCCCCGTCCAGCCTGGTGCAGGGCACCGGGATCTGGCTGTTCCGGGACGCCCTGGTGACCGAGGCCGGCACCGGTCAGGACCTCGGCGGCTTCGGCCCGCTGTACGGGCTGGTCACCCTCGTCCTGATCGCCGGCTGCATCGCCGCCCTGATCGCCCGCTACCGGAAGGCGGCCCGTCGATGA
- a CDS encoding ABC transporter ATP-binding protein produces the protein MTLIATDALTKTYGGRVTALADLTVEVQPGIVGLVGANGAGKSTLIKILLGLLAPTSGKARVLGLNPATDADAVRARVGYMPENDCLPPDLSAAEFVTHLGRISGLPRAAARERASEALRHVGLYEERYRQIGGYSTGMKQRVKLAQALVHDPDLLLLDEPTNGLDPAGRDAMLALVHRIGTEFGISVLVCSHLLGEVERICDSLIAIDGGRLLRSAQLSDMTTASDVLAIEVSEGTEALAARLAAADLPVSREGQLLLVPAETGSDAYDRILTAVVELDLPLHRLDQRRHRVAELFATTEDSRVNV, from the coding sequence GTGACTCTCATCGCGACCGATGCGCTGACCAAGACGTACGGCGGGCGGGTGACGGCCCTGGCCGACCTGACCGTCGAGGTCCAGCCCGGCATCGTCGGCCTCGTCGGGGCCAACGGTGCCGGCAAGTCGACCCTGATCAAGATCCTGCTCGGCCTGCTCGCGCCGACCAGTGGAAAGGCCCGCGTACTTGGGCTGAACCCCGCCACCGACGCCGACGCGGTCCGTGCCCGGGTCGGCTACATGCCGGAGAACGACTGCCTGCCACCGGACCTCAGCGCCGCAGAGTTCGTCACCCACCTGGGGCGGATCAGCGGCCTGCCGCGCGCGGCGGCCCGGGAACGGGCTTCCGAGGCGCTGCGCCACGTCGGGCTCTACGAGGAGCGCTACCGGCAGATCGGCGGCTACTCCACGGGCATGAAGCAGCGGGTCAAACTGGCCCAGGCGCTGGTGCACGACCCGGATCTGCTGCTGCTGGACGAGCCGACAAACGGCCTGGACCCGGCCGGCCGCGACGCCATGCTGGCCCTGGTGCACCGGATCGGCACCGAGTTCGGCATCTCGGTGCTGGTCTGTTCGCACCTGCTCGGCGAGGTGGAGCGGATCTGCGACTCGCTGATCGCCATCGACGGCGGTCGGCTGCTGCGCTCCGCCCAACTGTCCGACATGACCACCGCCAGCGACGTGCTGGCGATCGAGGTCAGCGAGGGCACCGAGGCGCTGGCCGCCCGGCTGGCCGCGGCCGACCTGCCGGTCAGCCGGGAGGGCCAGCTGCTGCTGGTGCCCGCCGAGACCGGCTCCGACGCGTACGACCGGATTCTCACCGCGGTCGTCGAACTCGACCTGCCGCTGCACCGGCTCGACCAGCGCCGGCACCGGGTCGCCGAACTCTTCGCCACCACGGAGGACTCCCGTGTCAACGTCTGA
- the cysC gene encoding adenylyl-sulfate kinase has protein sequence MTDGWVLPDDVLRDAPAYTPRPFELADLELILSEAYAPLTGFHTRADLASLRSRGRLADGTAWPVPVTLEVPAGLVAGLDLTNPLLRVLVLTDPEGAPVAALEVTDAWPSREGFSAVGGRVRQLGDGTGGPFQRLRRSPAEVRALLPPGRVLGVIADRPLHRPQLAQIAHAARTLAAHLLILIPVADGGVSGLPPEVLVRSVFAARDRMPPATLVAVPLTRRGDEIRDALLRARVAAAYGVTHLLSTGEMLSGGGPRVLVPRELAYDNRDGQWRWRDDIPPRNRRLALDQEEIDDLLDRGFPLPEWHTPPAVARELARARPPRRHRGLVVFFTGLSGSGKSTIARGVADALRESGDRTVTLLDGDVVRRELSAGLTFSKTDRDRNVRRIGWVASEVGRHHGVAICCPIAPYAQARAVARQMANDAGAGFLLVWVATPLEVCESRDRKGLYAKARAGQLTGMTGIDDPYEEPTDADLVLNTSEMSIEQGVQTVLQHLTETGWVEPRLKSA, from the coding sequence ATGACCGACGGCTGGGTGCTGCCTGACGACGTGCTACGGGACGCGCCGGCGTACACGCCGCGGCCGTTCGAGCTGGCCGACCTTGAGCTGATCCTGTCCGAGGCGTACGCCCCGCTGACCGGCTTCCACACCCGGGCCGATCTTGCCTCGCTGCGTAGTCGCGGCCGGCTGGCCGACGGCACCGCGTGGCCGGTGCCGGTCACCCTGGAGGTGCCGGCCGGCCTGGTCGCCGGGCTCGATCTGACGAATCCGCTGCTGCGGGTCCTGGTGCTCACCGACCCGGAGGGCGCGCCGGTGGCCGCGCTGGAGGTCACCGACGCCTGGCCGAGCCGGGAGGGCTTCTCAGCGGTCGGCGGCCGGGTGCGCCAGCTCGGCGACGGCACCGGCGGGCCGTTCCAACGGCTACGGCGCAGCCCGGCGGAGGTACGCGCGCTGCTGCCCCCGGGACGGGTGCTCGGGGTCATCGCCGACCGCCCGTTGCACCGACCGCAGTTGGCCCAGATCGCGCACGCCGCCCGTACCCTCGCCGCGCATCTGCTGATCCTGATCCCGGTCGCTGACGGCGGGGTCAGCGGGCTGCCGCCGGAGGTGCTGGTCCGCAGTGTCTTCGCGGCCCGGGACCGGATGCCACCGGCGACGCTGGTCGCGGTGCCGTTGACCCGGCGCGGTGACGAGATCCGGGACGCGCTGCTGCGGGCCCGGGTGGCCGCCGCGTACGGCGTCACCCATCTGCTGTCCACCGGCGAGATGCTCTCCGGCGGCGGCCCACGGGTGCTGGTGCCCCGGGAGTTGGCCTACGACAACCGGGACGGTCAGTGGCGCTGGCGCGACGACATCCCGCCGCGCAACCGGCGGCTGGCGCTCGACCAGGAGGAGATCGACGACCTGCTGGACCGGGGTTTTCCGTTGCCGGAGTGGCACACCCCGCCGGCGGTGGCCCGCGAGCTGGCCCGGGCCCGTCCGCCGCGCCGGCACCGTGGCCTGGTGGTGTTCTTCACCGGGCTGTCCGGCTCCGGCAAGTCGACCATCGCCCGGGGGGTGGCGGACGCGCTGCGGGAGAGCGGCGACCGGACCGTCACGCTGCTCGACGGGGACGTGGTACGCCGGGAGCTCTCCGCCGGGTTGACGTTCTCCAAGACGGACCGGGACCGTAACGTCCGTCGGATCGGCTGGGTCGCGTCCGAGGTCGGTCGGCACCACGGGGTGGCGATCTGCTGCCCGATCGCACCGTACGCCCAGGCCCGGGCGGTGGCCCGGCAGATGGCGAACGACGCCGGAGCCGGTTTCCTGCTGGTCTGGGTGGCGACCCCGTTGGAGGTCTGCGAGAGCCGTGACCGCAAGGGGTTGTACGCCAAGGCGCGGGCCGGCCAGCTGACCGGGATGACCGGGATCGACGATCCGTACGAGGAGCCGA